From one Mycobacterium colombiense CECT 3035 genomic stretch:
- a CDS encoding sugar phosphate isomerase/epimerase family protein: MTAPHKRLSVHDVTFFGAPLAEVEQQWAALGVSRLSVLDSELLDPQFPKLLQRNTYTVEAVCHVFGGGRLDTAGTAARDKLLAVLDAAAAVGARVVYLLTGGRGALTWPQAADRFTAMIAPCAEHARRAGVALAIENASSLYADIHLAHTLRDTVALAEMSGLGICIELFHCWAEGDVEAMVQRALPRTELIQLSDYVLGDRALPGRAVPGDGAIPLEAFVAQALAGGYAHGFDLELIGPRIDAEGRLQAARRACDVVGAMLNRLGA, encoded by the coding sequence GTGACGGCACCGCACAAGCGCCTCTCCGTCCACGACGTCACCTTCTTCGGCGCGCCGCTGGCCGAGGTGGAGCAGCAATGGGCGGCCCTCGGTGTGTCCCGGCTCAGCGTCTTGGACAGCGAGCTGCTCGACCCCCAGTTCCCAAAGCTGTTGCAACGCAACACCTACACCGTGGAGGCGGTGTGCCACGTCTTCGGCGGTGGCCGGCTCGACACCGCAGGGACCGCGGCGCGGGACAAGCTGCTGGCGGTGCTCGATGCGGCGGCCGCGGTGGGCGCGCGGGTGGTCTACCTGCTCACCGGTGGCCGGGGCGCACTGACCTGGCCGCAGGCCGCCGATCGCTTCACCGCCATGATCGCTCCCTGCGCCGAGCACGCGCGGCGGGCGGGGGTGGCGCTGGCGATCGAGAACGCGTCGAGCCTCTACGCCGACATCCACCTCGCCCACACCCTGCGCGATACCGTCGCACTGGCCGAGATGAGCGGACTCGGAATCTGCATCGAGCTGTTTCACTGCTGGGCGGAGGGCGATGTCGAGGCGATGGTGCAGCGGGCGTTGCCACGAACCGAGCTCATCCAGCTCAGCGATTACGTGCTGGGTGACCGGGCGCTTCCGGGTCGCGCGGTGCCCGGTGACGGCGCGATCCCCCTCGAAGCGTTTGTTGCCCAGGCCCTGGCCGGCGGCTACGCGCACGGATTCGACCTCGAACTGATCGGGCCCCGCATCGACGCGGAGGGCCGCCTGCAAGCCGCGCGACGCGCCTGCGACGTCGTCGGCGCGATGTTGAACAGATTGGGTGCATGA